The following are encoded in a window of Euwallacea fornicatus isolate EFF26 chromosome 21, ASM4011564v1, whole genome shotgun sequence genomic DNA:
- the LOC136345740 gene encoding uncharacterized protein CG43867 isoform X1: MDPTKKRHSGGYDPLTRLGEITRLSQSTPSSPRLLPRRVRDSTGSSGVSSSVLRSDVLLDELTAGPSDAAGEINWKERCLKLQFELHRNRTQATRTRDMLREKLSELEQRVLEAEGRAEEAEDKVRIMEQKLAWSSQSDAGSAQIHRLEGEVEEQRQLRLQDARQVEAKAARIKEWVTNKLRELEQQNQHLREQNIKCNQQLELLKNHLALADRRRSESGSPEPRQVNKKKLPLSTTSTYSSTKHRRHQSVCISTNTNFEPAVPSTLVTSVNFGTTSNSSMDPLADELRAAVDNLSIARIPSSSASDPDLAHDYAEIYTPSREKVPWPRAPTPPLHRFPSWEDRIYQVAADGLTLTGTTPSDIGPEQAGYQDIPVPVYATVKGRASQIRSMPFTGDSSDDSSDGEGNNTQVRFEGCKVFVNFKLILQAVDGTNTHSRSSGETSASSPGKRTGSSSSGSPSKSKTRDISFESGLSDDYAVPPDALSCDTVSLESSMMLRASYFDSPKRIESLEKCGSLAKLGGKLKTWRKKWFVLKNGVLTYYKSQSDINRKPQGQIVLDEVCRITRAEGSNTFEIDTGKKTYYLTADTITAMEDWVRLLQNVQRRNATKILLSKEENKPSVQGWMTKVKNGHAKRCWCVLIGKMFLYFKSPSDTTPHGQINMREARVEEVEHLSDSDSEERDSEQPDLTIGIFPNNTGPTYLLCPGKQERDAWLYHLTVASGGGPNTGTQYEQLIHKLMEVDGEPNCVLWRHPVLLHVPCTKDGAVPSYFPLTSLPTEALQTEAIKLFKSLQLFLSAAVDQAGIDYHVVLAQNALQLCLDMPELQAELICALIKQTSKSAPLPKLGVQVPTQKLLKKSQLLLCATQSLFSCETNTPSINSTASDDQIALSNIQAAQEEKFREHKECFKEHKDSKGPPMYTLMQGWQLLALAVSLFVPKSSRLLWFLKLHLQRNADNKTECGKYASYCERALERTIVAGGRELKPSRMEVLSILMKNPQHHSLPHSMPVHLLNGTYHITSFDGSTTIKEFQDTLAHEIGCRMNNGFSLFSDDPIEKDLEHTLDPNAKLCDLISKWEIALREKGLGKFENSKVIRMTYKNRLWWKNSARLETDKERLLLCYQINKQIVAGRFPLSRDLALELAALMAQLDVGDCSLGSAKAASANNTLNAQATTSTVKSTPKAAVNGTFSPPANLHTSSTLSALNNVHGILTAHSNQALNAIDKFYPYRYRDQLSPDGLAELQAKLLAKWRALKGRTQLDCVRIYLTCTRKWPYFGATLFQAKLRQQDSPMLWLAVNEDSITALDLATMQQRHRYPYTNVLTFGGCQEDFMLVVTQNDQQPSQKLIFTLSKPKILELTLLIADYMNLLITNPGTPLLGTLSRGTMVSVNQSVVNQSIISQALVNQSQPDILKSTPDHGVQRAESKRRTHVDSGLA, encoded by the exons GTGCGAATAATGGAACAGAAGCTGGCATGGTCCTCTCAAAGTGACGCCGGCAGTGCGCAAATTCATCGACTGGAAGGAGAGGTAGAAGAGCAGCGTCAGCTGCGGCTGCAGGACGCCAGACAG GTGGAAGCAAAGGCGGCTCGCATCAAAGAATGGGTTACCAATAAACTCCGGGAGTTGGAGCAGCAGAACCAGCACCTCAGGGAACAGAACATCAAATGCAATCAGCAGCTCGAGCTCCTAAAGAACCATTTGGCCCTGGCCGATAGGCGACGTTCCGAAAGTGGATCGCCGGAACCGCGTCaggtaaataagaaaaag ttGCCACTGTCTACCACTTCCACCTATAGCAGCACCAAACATAGAAGGCATCAGTCCGTTTGTATATCAACAAATACCAATTTTGAGCCTGCAGTGCCGAGTACTCTCGTGACCAGCGTTAATTTTGGTACTACTAGTAATTCTAG cATGGATCCACTGGCAGACGAATTGAGGGCTGCGGTGGATAATCTGAGCATCGCCAGGATTCCCAGTAGTAGCGCTAGCGATCCCGATTTGGCCCATGATTATGCGGAAATTTACACCCCAAGTAGGGAGAAAGTCCCATGGCCTAGAGCTCCTACTCCCCCCCTACACAGATTTCCCAGTTGGGAAGATCGAATATACCAA GTGGCAGCTGATGGTCTCACCCTAACAGGAACAACTCCAAGCGATATAGGTCCAGAACAAGCAGGTTATCAAGACATCCCCGTCCCGGTATACGCCACCGTGAAGGGTAGGGCTAGTCAGATTCGCTCTATGCCCTTTACGGGCGATTCTTCCGATGACTCCAGTGATGGGGAGGGAAATAATACACAAGTAAGATTTGAAGGCTGCaaagtttttgtaaattttaaattgattttacagGCAGTAGATGGAACCAATACTCATAGCAGGAGTTCGGGGGAAACCTCAGCTTCAAGTCCCGGAAAGAGGACTGGGTCTAGTAGCAGTGGCTCTCCTAGCAAAAGTAAGACTAGAG ATATATCTTTCGAGTCTGGATTATCGGACGATTACGCCGTACCTCCAGATGCGCTCAGTTGTGATACAGTTAGTTTAGAGTCCTCAATGATGCTCAGGGCTTCCTATTTCGACAGTCCAAAGAGGATTGAAAGTTTAGAGAAGTGCGGGTCTTTAGCCAAATtag GTGGGAAGCTGAAAACGTGGCGGAAAAAGTGGTTCGTGTTAAAAAACGGGGTATTAACTTACTACAAGAGCCAGAGCGACATCAATAGGAAACCCCAAGGGCAGATCGTTTTAGACGAAGTGTGCCGGATCACGAGGGCGGAGGGTTCGAACACCTTCGAAATTGACACTGGGAAGAAGACGTATTACTTAACGGCCGATACGATTACGGCCATGGAAGACTGG gtGAGATTGCTCCAAAACGTGCAACGAAGAAACGCTACGAAAATATTGCTCAGCAAAGAGGAGAATAAACCCTCAGTGCAGGGATGGATGACCAAAGTGAAAAACGGGCACGCGAAACGCTGCTGGTGCGTCTTGATTGGAAAGATGTTTTTGTACTTCAAATCTCCTTCAGACACC ACTCCCCATGGGCAAATCAACATGAGAGAAGCACGAGTTGAAGAAGTGGAGCATTTATCAGACTCTGATTCTGAGGAGAGGGACTCGGAACAACCAGATCTAACCATAGGGATTTTTCCGAATAACACTGGGCCTACTTACTTACTATGTCCAGGGAAGCAG gAAAGAGACGCTTGGCTGTACCACCTCACAGTGGCGAGTGGCGGAGGGCCGAATACGGGAACTCAGTATGAGCAACTCATTCACAAACTCATGGAAGTTGATGGAGAGCCCAATTGCGTCCTTTGGAGACACCCAGTTCTACTGCATGTGCCTTGTACTAAAGATGGTGCCGTGCCGTCCTATTTCCCATTAACGAGCCTTCCGACTGAGGCATTACAA ACCGAAGCAATAAAACTGTTCAAAAGCCTCCAGCTCTTCCTCTCAGCTGCTGTGGACCAGGCGGGAATCGATTACCACGTGGTCCTAGCCCAGAACGCCCTGCAGCTCTGTCTAGACATGCCGGAACTGCAGGCGGAACTCATTTGCGCCCTCATCAAGCAAACCAGCAAGAGCGCCCCGTTGCCCAAGTTAGGAGTGCAGGTACCCACACAAAAATTGCTTAAGAAAAGC CAACTGCTGCTTTGCGCCACGCAAAGTCTGTTCTCGTGCGAAACGAACACTCCGAGCATAAACAGTACAGCGTCTGATGATCAAATCGCATTGTCCAATATACAGGCGGCGCAAGAAGAGAAGTTCCGGGAGCACAAGGAGTGTTTTAAGGAGCACAAAGACTCGAAGGGTCCTCCAATGTACACGTTGATGCAAGGCTGGCAGCTGCTCGCATTGGCCGTAAGCCTGTTTGTGCCCAAATCCTCCAGGTTGTTGTGGTTTTTGAAGCTGCATTTGCAGAGGAATGCCGATAATAAGACCGAGTGCGGGAAATATGCTTCGTATTGCGAAAGGGCGTTGGAGAGGACCATTGTTGCAG GTGGCCGAGAGCTAAAACCGAGTCGCATGGAAGTCCTCAGCATTCTAATGAAAAATCCCCAACACCATTCGCTTCCTCACTCCATGCCCGTGCACTTACTCAACGGCACTTACCACATCACTAGCTTCGACGGTTCCACGACGATCAAAGAATTCCAAGACACTCTGGCTCATGAGATTGGCTGCAGAATGAATAATGGTTTTTCCCTCTTTAGCGACGATCCTATAGAGAAGGATTTGGAGCACACTTTAGATCCCAACGCCAAGCTCTGCGACTTAATTTCCAAATGGGAAATCGCTTTAAGGGAAAAGGGTCTGGGAAAGTTCGAAAATAGTAAAGTGATTAGAATGACCTATAAAAATCGACTTTGGTGGAAGAATAGCGCGCGATTGGAAACTGATAAAGAACGGCTGCTGCTTTGCTATCAGATTAACAAGCAAATTGTAGCCGGAAGATTTCCCTTGAGCAGGGATTTGGCACTGGAACTGGCAGCCCTAATGGCGCAGCTGGACGTGGGGGATTGTTCTTTAGGGAGTGCGAAAGCGGCAAGTGCCAACAACACCCTCAACGCCCAGGCAACTACTTCAACCGTCAAATCAACTCCTAAAGCTGCCGTGAACGGGACTTTTAGCCCTCCAGCGAATCTGCACACTTCGTCCACTTTAAGCGCCCTGAATAACGTCCACGGGATCTTGACCGCCCATTCCAATCAGGCACTTAACGCCATTGATAAGTTTTATCCGTACCGATACAGAGACCAGTTGAGCCCAGATGGGTTGGCGGAATTGCAAGCAAAGCTTTTAGCCAAGTGGAGAGCGCTCAAAGGGAGAACTCAGTTGGACTGCGTGAGGATTTATTTGACTTGCACCAGGAAATGGCCCTATTTCGGAGCAACATTGTTTCAG gcCAAACTAAGACAGCAAGACTCTCCAATGCTATGGCTGGCCGTCAACGAGGATTCGATAACTGCCCTAGACTTGGCAACCATGCAACAACGTCACCGCTACCCTTACACCAACGTGCTCACATTCGGGGGTTGTCAAGAAGACTTCATGCTAGTCGTCACCCAAAATGACCAGCAACCGTCCCAAAAACTCATCTTCACCCTCAGTAAACCGAAGATCCTTGAGCTGACGCTTTTGATTGCCGACTACATGAATTTGCTGATTACGAACCCGGGTACTCCGTTATTGGGAACCCTCAGCAGAGGCACAATGGTGTCAGTTAATCAGTCGGTGGTCAATCAATCCATTATCAGTCAGGCTTTGGTCAATCAATCGCAACCGGACATTTTGAAATCGACCCCTGATCATGGAGTGCAGCGCGCAGAATCGAAACGTCGCACTCACGTCGATTCCGGACTTGCGTGA
- the LOC136345740 gene encoding uncharacterized protein CG43867 isoform X3, with protein MDPTKKRHSGGYDPLTRLGEITRLSQSTPSSPRLLPRRVRDSTGSSGVSSSVLRSDVLLDELTAGPSDAAGEINWKERCLKLQFELHRNRTQATRTRDMLREKLSELEQRVLEAEGRAEEAEDKVRIMEQKLAWSSQSDAGSAQIHRLEGEVEEQRQLRLQDARQVEAKAARIKEWVTNKLRELEQQNQHLREQNIKCNQQLELLKNHLALADRRRSESGSPEPRQVNKKKLPLSTTSTYSSTKHRRHQSVCISTNTNFEPAVPSTLVTSVNFGTTSNSSMDPLADELRAAVDNLSIARIPSSSASDPDLAHDYAEIYTPSREKVPWPRAPTPPLHRFPSWEDRIYQVAADGLTLTGTTPSDIGPEQAGYQDIPVPVYATVKGRASQIRSMPFTGDSSDDSSDGEGNNTQAVDGTNTHSRSSGETSASSPGKRTGSSSSGSPSKSKTRDISFESGLSDDYAVPPDALSCDTVSLESSMMLRASYFDSPKRIESLEKCGSLAKLGGKLKTWRKKWFVLKNGVLTYYKSQSDINRKPQGQIVLDEVCRITRAEGSNTFEIDTGKKTYYLTADTITAMEDWVRLLQNVQRRNATKILLSKEENKPSVQGWMTKVKNGHAKRCWCVLIGKMFLYFKSPSDTTPHGQINMREARVEEVEHLSDSDSEERDSEQPDLTIGIFPNNTGPTYLLCPGKQERDAWLYHLTVASGGGPNTGTQYEQLIHKLMEVDGEPNCVLWRHPVLLHVPCTKDGAVPSYFPLTSLPTEALQTEAIKLFKSLQLFLSAAVDQAGIDYHVVLAQNALQLCLDMPELQAELICALIKQTSKSAPLPKLGVQVPTQKLLKKSQLLLCATQSLFSCETNTPSINSTASDDQIALSNIQAAQEEKFREHKECFKEHKDSKGPPMYTLMQGWQLLALAVSLFVPKSSRLLWFLKLHLQRNADNKTECGKYASYCERALERTIVAGGRELKPSRMEVLSILMKNPQHHSLPHSMPVHLLNGTYHITSFDGSTTIKEFQDTLAHEIGCRMNNGFSLFSDDPIEKDLEHTLDPNAKLCDLISKWEIALREKGLGKFENSKVIRMTYKNRLWWKNSARLETDKERLLLCYQINKQIVAGRFPLSRDLALELAALMAQLDVGDCSLGSAKAASANNTLNAQATTSTVKSTPKAAVNGTFSPPANLHTSSTLSALNNVHGILTAHSNQALNAIDKFYPYRYRDQLSPDGLAELQAKLLAKWRALKGRTQLDCVRIYLTCTRKWPYFGATLFQAKLRQQDSPMLWLAVNEDSITALDLATMQQRHRYPYTNVLTFGGCQEDFMLVVTQNDQQPSQKLIFTLSKPKILELTLLIADYMNLLITNPGTPLLGTLSRGTMVSVNQSVVNQSIISQALVNQSQPDILKSTPDHGVQRAESKRRTHVDSGLA; from the exons GTGCGAATAATGGAACAGAAGCTGGCATGGTCCTCTCAAAGTGACGCCGGCAGTGCGCAAATTCATCGACTGGAAGGAGAGGTAGAAGAGCAGCGTCAGCTGCGGCTGCAGGACGCCAGACAG GTGGAAGCAAAGGCGGCTCGCATCAAAGAATGGGTTACCAATAAACTCCGGGAGTTGGAGCAGCAGAACCAGCACCTCAGGGAACAGAACATCAAATGCAATCAGCAGCTCGAGCTCCTAAAGAACCATTTGGCCCTGGCCGATAGGCGACGTTCCGAAAGTGGATCGCCGGAACCGCGTCaggtaaataagaaaaag ttGCCACTGTCTACCACTTCCACCTATAGCAGCACCAAACATAGAAGGCATCAGTCCGTTTGTATATCAACAAATACCAATTTTGAGCCTGCAGTGCCGAGTACTCTCGTGACCAGCGTTAATTTTGGTACTACTAGTAATTCTAG cATGGATCCACTGGCAGACGAATTGAGGGCTGCGGTGGATAATCTGAGCATCGCCAGGATTCCCAGTAGTAGCGCTAGCGATCCCGATTTGGCCCATGATTATGCGGAAATTTACACCCCAAGTAGGGAGAAAGTCCCATGGCCTAGAGCTCCTACTCCCCCCCTACACAGATTTCCCAGTTGGGAAGATCGAATATACCAA GTGGCAGCTGATGGTCTCACCCTAACAGGAACAACTCCAAGCGATATAGGTCCAGAACAAGCAGGTTATCAAGACATCCCCGTCCCGGTATACGCCACCGTGAAGGGTAGGGCTAGTCAGATTCGCTCTATGCCCTTTACGGGCGATTCTTCCGATGACTCCAGTGATGGGGAGGGAAATAATACACAA GCAGTAGATGGAACCAATACTCATAGCAGGAGTTCGGGGGAAACCTCAGCTTCAAGTCCCGGAAAGAGGACTGGGTCTAGTAGCAGTGGCTCTCCTAGCAAAAGTAAGACTAGAG ATATATCTTTCGAGTCTGGATTATCGGACGATTACGCCGTACCTCCAGATGCGCTCAGTTGTGATACAGTTAGTTTAGAGTCCTCAATGATGCTCAGGGCTTCCTATTTCGACAGTCCAAAGAGGATTGAAAGTTTAGAGAAGTGCGGGTCTTTAGCCAAATtag GTGGGAAGCTGAAAACGTGGCGGAAAAAGTGGTTCGTGTTAAAAAACGGGGTATTAACTTACTACAAGAGCCAGAGCGACATCAATAGGAAACCCCAAGGGCAGATCGTTTTAGACGAAGTGTGCCGGATCACGAGGGCGGAGGGTTCGAACACCTTCGAAATTGACACTGGGAAGAAGACGTATTACTTAACGGCCGATACGATTACGGCCATGGAAGACTGG gtGAGATTGCTCCAAAACGTGCAACGAAGAAACGCTACGAAAATATTGCTCAGCAAAGAGGAGAATAAACCCTCAGTGCAGGGATGGATGACCAAAGTGAAAAACGGGCACGCGAAACGCTGCTGGTGCGTCTTGATTGGAAAGATGTTTTTGTACTTCAAATCTCCTTCAGACACC ACTCCCCATGGGCAAATCAACATGAGAGAAGCACGAGTTGAAGAAGTGGAGCATTTATCAGACTCTGATTCTGAGGAGAGGGACTCGGAACAACCAGATCTAACCATAGGGATTTTTCCGAATAACACTGGGCCTACTTACTTACTATGTCCAGGGAAGCAG gAAAGAGACGCTTGGCTGTACCACCTCACAGTGGCGAGTGGCGGAGGGCCGAATACGGGAACTCAGTATGAGCAACTCATTCACAAACTCATGGAAGTTGATGGAGAGCCCAATTGCGTCCTTTGGAGACACCCAGTTCTACTGCATGTGCCTTGTACTAAAGATGGTGCCGTGCCGTCCTATTTCCCATTAACGAGCCTTCCGACTGAGGCATTACAA ACCGAAGCAATAAAACTGTTCAAAAGCCTCCAGCTCTTCCTCTCAGCTGCTGTGGACCAGGCGGGAATCGATTACCACGTGGTCCTAGCCCAGAACGCCCTGCAGCTCTGTCTAGACATGCCGGAACTGCAGGCGGAACTCATTTGCGCCCTCATCAAGCAAACCAGCAAGAGCGCCCCGTTGCCCAAGTTAGGAGTGCAGGTACCCACACAAAAATTGCTTAAGAAAAGC CAACTGCTGCTTTGCGCCACGCAAAGTCTGTTCTCGTGCGAAACGAACACTCCGAGCATAAACAGTACAGCGTCTGATGATCAAATCGCATTGTCCAATATACAGGCGGCGCAAGAAGAGAAGTTCCGGGAGCACAAGGAGTGTTTTAAGGAGCACAAAGACTCGAAGGGTCCTCCAATGTACACGTTGATGCAAGGCTGGCAGCTGCTCGCATTGGCCGTAAGCCTGTTTGTGCCCAAATCCTCCAGGTTGTTGTGGTTTTTGAAGCTGCATTTGCAGAGGAATGCCGATAATAAGACCGAGTGCGGGAAATATGCTTCGTATTGCGAAAGGGCGTTGGAGAGGACCATTGTTGCAG GTGGCCGAGAGCTAAAACCGAGTCGCATGGAAGTCCTCAGCATTCTAATGAAAAATCCCCAACACCATTCGCTTCCTCACTCCATGCCCGTGCACTTACTCAACGGCACTTACCACATCACTAGCTTCGACGGTTCCACGACGATCAAAGAATTCCAAGACACTCTGGCTCATGAGATTGGCTGCAGAATGAATAATGGTTTTTCCCTCTTTAGCGACGATCCTATAGAGAAGGATTTGGAGCACACTTTAGATCCCAACGCCAAGCTCTGCGACTTAATTTCCAAATGGGAAATCGCTTTAAGGGAAAAGGGTCTGGGAAAGTTCGAAAATAGTAAAGTGATTAGAATGACCTATAAAAATCGACTTTGGTGGAAGAATAGCGCGCGATTGGAAACTGATAAAGAACGGCTGCTGCTTTGCTATCAGATTAACAAGCAAATTGTAGCCGGAAGATTTCCCTTGAGCAGGGATTTGGCACTGGAACTGGCAGCCCTAATGGCGCAGCTGGACGTGGGGGATTGTTCTTTAGGGAGTGCGAAAGCGGCAAGTGCCAACAACACCCTCAACGCCCAGGCAACTACTTCAACCGTCAAATCAACTCCTAAAGCTGCCGTGAACGGGACTTTTAGCCCTCCAGCGAATCTGCACACTTCGTCCACTTTAAGCGCCCTGAATAACGTCCACGGGATCTTGACCGCCCATTCCAATCAGGCACTTAACGCCATTGATAAGTTTTATCCGTACCGATACAGAGACCAGTTGAGCCCAGATGGGTTGGCGGAATTGCAAGCAAAGCTTTTAGCCAAGTGGAGAGCGCTCAAAGGGAGAACTCAGTTGGACTGCGTGAGGATTTATTTGACTTGCACCAGGAAATGGCCCTATTTCGGAGCAACATTGTTTCAG gcCAAACTAAGACAGCAAGACTCTCCAATGCTATGGCTGGCCGTCAACGAGGATTCGATAACTGCCCTAGACTTGGCAACCATGCAACAACGTCACCGCTACCCTTACACCAACGTGCTCACATTCGGGGGTTGTCAAGAAGACTTCATGCTAGTCGTCACCCAAAATGACCAGCAACCGTCCCAAAAACTCATCTTCACCCTCAGTAAACCGAAGATCCTTGAGCTGACGCTTTTGATTGCCGACTACATGAATTTGCTGATTACGAACCCGGGTACTCCGTTATTGGGAACCCTCAGCAGAGGCACAATGGTGTCAGTTAATCAGTCGGTGGTCAATCAATCCATTATCAGTCAGGCTTTGGTCAATCAATCGCAACCGGACATTTTGAAATCGACCCCTGATCATGGAGTGCAGCGCGCAGAATCGAAACGTCGCACTCACGTCGATTCCGGACTTGCGTGA